The window GAGGAGCCTGCCCCGCAACCCGTGCGGCCGCTAACACGGCAGCTTTCGCCTGGTCGATTTCACGTATTTCGATGCTGCCCACGGACATCAAGTGCTGGCGGACCTGGTTCGCTTGCGAACGCGGGAGGCAGGCGATGGCGGCGTCGGCGACTTTGTTCGGCAACCCGCACAGCGCCAGGATCGCCGTCCGCGTATCAACTCGTCCCAGCAGTTCACAGAGTTTGCTGGGGGACAGCTGCATGAGCTCACGATGGGTTTGCTCGACCGACATCGCAGGTGCCGGGATTTTATTTGTTGGGGCGTGCGCAGGCGCGGCGTGGAGATGTCGCTCTGTGGTTGCCCGCGATTGAGCCTCAGGAGAGGCGTCTGGCTGATTTGTCGCCAGCGGCATTTCGGCAAGGATGGCTTGGAGACGTGGCGAGACGTCGTGGGCGGAACCGTTGAGGTGCTCCGCCGCCGCCACGGGGTCATAGCGATCGTCATGACGATCACGGCCGCCATGGCGAGACGATCGAGATGGGTGTTCTGCCGTCAACCGCTCCAGACGCTGGCGGAAGCTGCGGGCCAACTCACTGAGCATTTCTTCGGGAACGTCGGGCAGGCGACCAATTCGTGCCAACAAGTCTTGTCGCTGAGCTGCGCCGAGACGTGGTAAAATCGCTGCGGCGCGGTCGGGGGGAATCTCCGCGAGGACGACGGCCTTGGTCTGGGGATGTTCGTCGCGGAGGAGGCTGAGCAAAAGATCGTCACTGAGCTCGCCGAGAAAATCGAGACAGGAGGAAGTTGCTTGCGATTGCTGAGCAGCATGATGACGCAGCGAGACGGCGAACGATTCGAGAGCCCGGCGCTGTTCCATCGGATCAACGTCCACGAGAGCGGCGATCTCGCCCTGCACTCTTTGACGGATCTCCGGCGGCATTTCCGCAATCAATTTGGCTGCGGTCGTGTCCGGCAGGTCACGCAGCACGATCGCAATCCGCCTAAGCGACGCAGCACGTCGTGATTCCTGTTCGGCGTGGGCAGCGATCGACGACAAGGTTGACAGGTCCCGCAGAATGATGGATGGCGAGGAAATCAAATAATTGTGGATTCTTCGTTACTTCTACTAAAGTTCCGTCGACGGCGCGAAGGCTGAAACAAAACGTTGTTCCATTCAGACGGTCGGGCGGCGGAGCCAGCGTGGTCAGATTTGTATGCTCGTGTGGTATGGGGATTGCACGTGGAATTGATGACGCCTCTCGTTCAGTAACCCGTTTTTCACGCAGAAAGTTAGCAGCCATGCCATTTGTGTCCCCACTCAAACAAGCCGACGCACCTGCCGATTCCCAGCCACTTCTCAAAGCGATCGAGAAAAAGTTCGGTCAACCGTTGAATCTATTCAGCACGCTGGCCTACCAGCCGGATGTGCTGGGTGGAACAACCCAAATTAACGATGGGATTCAAAAGGATTTGCCCGCCAAGTTGCGGGAATTCGCCTACTACAAGGCTTCGACGCTGAACGGTTGCGAGTATTGTTCGCACTACCACAATGGGGCTGCCAAGAAAGCGGGGGCGACCGACGCTCAACTCGCGGCAATCGATGACTACGCTGGGAGTGATGCCTTCAGTGACGAGGAAAAGGCGGTGTTGGCCTATGCTGAGCAACTGACAACCACGGCCAAGGTCGAGGCTGATACGGTGGCGAAGGTCAAGCAGACTCTCAGCGACACACAGCTCGTCACGCTGGCGGCTACAGTCGCACTGGCGAATTTCACCAACCGAGTCAATCACGGTTTGGACATCGAACTGCCCTGATTGCTTTACCGCAGGCCAGCGACGTTTCCATATCAAGAGAGGGTATTCAGATGCAGGCTTTCCGGTGGTGGATGGTTCTGTCGATGCTAGCAACCTGCTCGGCGGGCTGCCACCGAGGCTCTGCAGTCGTTGATGGGCCAGTCGAATCGAAGCGTGCTCGCGGGGACTCGCTGAGCTCAGAAGCTGCGCCGGCATACGCCACTGCCATGCTTGGCGGGGGGTGTTTCTGGTGTGTGGAGTCTGACTTTGAGAAGTGCCCAGGTGTCGAGGATGTGGTTTCGGGCTATAGCGGTGGTGCCTCGAAAGCACCGACCTATGAAACCTATGCCGCCGGCGGGCATGTGGAAGTCGTGGAAGTGACCTACGATCCAACTGTGGTGACATTTGCCGGGTTGGTCGAGTGGCTAATCAAGCACAGCGATCCGACTGACCCGTCTGGATCATTTGCCGACCGTGGTTCCCAGTACCGCCCTGTCGTCTTCTATGACAACGAGCAACAGCAGCAGGCCGCCCAAGAAGTTATCGCCAAAATCGATCAGATGGGCATCTACGAAAAATCAATTGCGATTGATCTCGAGCCCAGGGAGAAATTCTGGCCAGCGGAGGATTACCACCAAGACTACCATCGAAAGAGCTTGGTCAAGTACGATTACTATCGCTATCAATCAGGCCGTGATGCATTCATCACTGAGCACTGGGGGGACCGTGCCGGCAAGTTGGAGTTGCCCGAGTCAAAACCCAGCTCAAGCGATGTCATGGGAACACCGGACGCCGAGCAGTCGTCGACTCCCTAGTGCTGTGGTGCGTCTCATGTTACCGGGGTCGTACTCTGACCGGAGGCAGTCCGTTGTCCACGGTGGCGACGGAGTTGGCCACAAGCAGCGTCGATTTCATCACCTTTGCGTTGACGAAACATCACGTTGACACCGTCGGCTTCGAGGATTTGGCGAAATCTTGCAATCGATTCTTTACTGGGCGTGACGTAGGGCAACCCGGCCACGGGATTGTAAGGGATCACATTCATCATCACGGATCGTCCGCGCAGCACCCGGGTGAGTTCGTGAGCACAGGCTTCGGAGTCGTTAATGCCACCGAGCAAGACATACTCAAACGTAAGTCGACGTCCCGATGCGTTGAAATAACGGTCCGCGGCAGCCAAGACCGGCTCGATGCCAATCTTCTTATTGACGGGTACCAGTTCGCTGCGAAGTTCGTCATTGGGTGCATGGAGGCTGACGGCGAGATTGTAAGGCACACCGCCGGCTGCCAATTTATCGATCGCAGGCGGCAAGCCCACTGTGCTGATCGTGATCCGTCGGGGGCTGATGCCGAGTCCCTCGGGGCTGCGGGCGACGTCCAGTGCCGCGAGCACACCTGGCAAATTCGCCAGTGGTTCGCCCATCCCCATCATGACAATGTGACTGAGACGCTCGGATTCGGGTAAGCGGTGTTGCAGGCGCAGCATCTGTTCGAGAATCTCACCGCCGGTGAGGTTGCGGTCCACGCCATCGAGACCGCTGGCGCAGAACACGCACCCCATGGCACAGCCTACTTGGCTGCTCACGCAGATGCTCCGCCGGTCACCATCTCGCAGCAGCACGCACTCGACCTCACCGCCATCGCTCAGGCGGACGAGGATTTTTTCGGTGCCGTCGCGCGAAGTC of the Allorhodopirellula heiligendammensis genome contains:
- a CDS encoding FliG C-terminal domain-containing protein is translated as MSSIAAHAEQESRRAASLRRIAIVLRDLPDTTAAKLIAEMPPEIRQRVQGEIAALVDVDPMEQRRALESFAVSLRHHAAQQSQATSSCLDFLGELSDDLLLSLLRDEHPQTKAVVLAEIPPDRAAAILPRLGAAQRQDLLARIGRLPDVPEEMLSELARSFRQRLERLTAEHPSRSSRHGGRDRHDDRYDPVAAAEHLNGSAHDVSPRLQAILAEMPLATNQPDASPEAQSRATTERHLHAAPAHAPTNKIPAPAMSVEQTHRELMQLSPSKLCELLGRVDTRTAILALCGLPNKVADAAIACLPRSQANQVRQHLMSVGSIEIREIDQAKAAVLAAARVAGQAPPEASAASASRPTGAATGSSHGHVAVAM
- a CDS encoding carboxymuconolactone decarboxylase family protein, whose amino-acid sequence is MPFVSPLKQADAPADSQPLLKAIEKKFGQPLNLFSTLAYQPDVLGGTTQINDGIQKDLPAKLREFAYYKASTLNGCEYCSHYHNGAAKKAGATDAQLAAIDDYAGSDAFSDEEKAVLAYAEQLTTTAKVEADTVAKVKQTLSDTQLVTLAATVALANFTNRVNHGLDIELP
- the msrA gene encoding peptide-methionine (S)-S-oxide reductase MsrA, with amino-acid sequence MLATCSAGCHRGSAVVDGPVESKRARGDSLSSEAAPAYATAMLGGGCFWCVESDFEKCPGVEDVVSGYSGGASKAPTYETYAAGGHVEVVEVTYDPTVVTFAGLVEWLIKHSDPTDPSGSFADRGSQYRPVVFYDNEQQQQAAQEVIAKIDQMGIYEKSIAIDLEPREKFWPAEDYHQDYHRKSLVKYDYYRYQSGRDAFITEHWGDRAGKLELPESKPSSSDVMGTPDAEQSSTP
- the rlmN gene encoding 23S rRNA (adenine(2503)-C(2))-methyltransferase RlmN, which translates into the protein MSSLPVLPQNPSATASEESPRPRKEHLLNTSDDQLKTWLAGRGYPAFRAKQIRRWIYAGRAKSFDTMSDLPAKLRAELADHFELFNASEAHVSTSRDGTEKILVRLSDGGEVECVLLRDGDRRSICVSSQVGCAMGCVFCASGLDGVDRNLTGGEILEQMLRLQHRLPESERLSHIVMMGMGEPLANLPGVLAALDVARSPEGLGISPRRITISTVGLPPAIDKLAAGGVPYNLAVSLHAPNDELRSELVPVNKKIGIEPVLAAADRYFNASGRRLTFEYVLLGGINDSEACAHELTRVLRGRSVMMNVIPYNPVAGLPYVTPSKESIARFRQILEADGVNVMFRQRKGDEIDAACGQLRRHRGQRTASGQSTTPVT